A DNA window from Paenibacillus sp. HWE-109 contains the following coding sequences:
- a CDS encoding ABC transporter permease — translation MQKATRLLFELKKNRTMFLMIAPAVIYFFIFNYLPMTGAIVAFKHFQYDKGILFSPWIGFKNFSFFFQSGQAWLLTKNTILYNLAFIVTGVVCSIGIAIIFSEIKGKYFKKITHAAMFLPFFISWVVVGAFVYSMLNYEFGSLNTLMKGLHLQPVDVYGTPALWKYIIVGFYLWKTVGYGSIIYLAVITGINPELYEAADLDGASIYQKIYHITFPLLKVTIMIMVLLQIGHILRGNLDMFYQLVGNNGVLFNATDVIDTFVFRALISANDMGLPSAIGLYQNAIGFVVILTFNYLAKKVNSDYALF, via the coding sequence ATGCAAAAAGCAACTAGATTACTTTTTGAATTAAAGAAAAATAGAACGATGTTTCTCATGATAGCGCCAGCTGTCATCTATTTCTTCATCTTTAATTATCTACCAATGACTGGAGCCATCGTAGCTTTTAAACACTTTCAATATGACAAGGGCATCTTGTTTAGTCCATGGATAGGGTTTAAGAATTTCAGTTTTTTCTTCCAATCCGGGCAAGCCTGGCTGCTCACCAAAAATACGATACTTTACAATTTAGCCTTTATAGTCACAGGGGTCGTATGTTCGATAGGGATTGCCATCATATTCTCAGAGATCAAGGGGAAGTATTTCAAAAAGATTACGCATGCGGCGATGTTTTTACCTTTCTTTATTTCCTGGGTTGTTGTCGGAGCTTTTGTCTATAGTATGTTGAACTATGAGTTTGGTAGTTTGAACACCTTAATGAAAGGGCTTCATCTTCAACCCGTAGATGTGTATGGCACTCCAGCTTTATGGAAATACATCATTGTCGGTTTCTATCTTTGGAAGACTGTTGGCTATGGCAGCATCATTTACCTTGCGGTGATAACCGGAATAAACCCTGAATTATACGAGGCGGCAGATTTGGATGGTGCTAGCATCTATCAGAAGATCTATCATATTACATTTCCTTTATTGAAAGTTACCATCATGATTATGGTATTATTGCAGATTGGACACATTCTCAGAGGGAATCTGGATATGTTCTATCAATTAGTAGGAAATAACGGGGTGCTGTTCAATGCAACGGATGTGATTGATACGTTTGTATTTAGAGCTTTAATCTCGGCCAATGATATGGGACTGCCATCGGCTATAGGCTTATATCAGAATGCAATTGGTTTTGTAGTCATCCTTACATTCAATTATTTAGCGAAAAAAGTGAATTCCGATTATGCATTATTCTAG
- a CDS encoding carbohydrate ABC transporter permease → MKVNHSARRDMLTFNMIGYSVVIIFTIVCLIPFLLTLSGSFTEESSLFQDGYRLIPKSVSLDAYALIFKSPKVIFGAYGVTISLVVLGTALGLFLTTMTSFVLHRKDFRYRNKFAFYFFFTTLFSGGIVPWYIIMINLGMKNNYLALLLPNLLSVFNIIIMRTFFTAIPESIGESAKIDGAGDFTIYRKLYLPMSVPALATIGLFLAITYWNDWYPAMLFISKDELIPLQYQLYKVFNDMQFAQQVASQTGISVGNMPSETFKMAMTMVTIGPIIVLYPFLQKYFIKGMTVGAVKG, encoded by the coding sequence ATGAAAGTTAATCATTCAGCAAGAAGAGATATGCTCACATTTAATATGATTGGATACAGTGTTGTAATTATCTTCACGATAGTATGTCTTATTCCTTTTCTCCTTACTTTATCAGGGTCATTTACAGAGGAATCCTCACTTTTTCAGGATGGTTACAGGCTGATACCCAAGTCAGTTTCACTGGATGCCTACGCGTTGATCTTTAAAAGTCCCAAAGTCATATTTGGCGCTTATGGTGTTACGATTTCGCTTGTTGTGCTAGGCACGGCATTAGGTTTGTTCTTAACTACAATGACATCTTTTGTTCTCCATAGAAAGGATTTCAGGTATAGGAATAAATTTGCCTTTTACTTCTTCTTCACGACATTGTTTAGCGGAGGCATTGTTCCGTGGTACATCATTATGATCAACCTAGGTATGAAAAATAATTACTTGGCGCTTCTTCTTCCCAATCTGCTCTCTGTCTTTAACATTATCATTATGCGCACCTTCTTTACGGCCATACCGGAGAGTATAGGTGAATCCGCGAAAATCGACGGCGCAGGTGATTTTACGATATATCGCAAACTTTATCTACCTATGTCTGTTCCCGCTTTGGCTACGATTGGTTTGTTTTTAGCTATTACCTATTGGAATGATTGGTATCCGGCGATGCTGTTTATTAGCAAAGACGAATTGATCCCCTTACAATACCAACTTTACAAGGTGTTTAATGATATGCAATTTGCCCAACAGGTAGCTTCACAAACGGGGATATCTGTTGGCAATATGCCTTCGGAAACATTCAAAATGGCGATGACCATGGTTACAATTGGTCCGATCATCGTATTGTATCCGTTTTTACAAAAGTATTTCATTAAGGGAATGACGGTTGGAGCTGTGAAAGGATAA
- a CDS encoding DUF3502 domain-containing protein: MRRKISKAVQGLAVSLLMVSLITGCTKTDNKGVESTSSNKASATPAPAAGKPDTSKAVNLTMYLTNPKSDDIQILEDELNKMLKQDINTTVKISLLTTDAYKLMLTSGEDFDLAYSASWLNYADNARKGAFKEITSEMLKTYAPMTANEEKAKLSSGYVDGKMFGLPAPITNYYYNLLLVRGDLMKKYNVPDIKSLDDLGVFLDAVKKNEPNIIPFNLGKNDSWMLPAVFYGSNDITAPGAANSTSPIQIRKTDSSLKLNYALDMPEVVQFLKTMKDWKEKGFWAKNTLANPVSIGDSFKNGKSAVSFAGTVDGANANYFDFAKEHPDWDVRVFPAFFKGSVDAYSYSNNSMVIGAKSKNAERALMVLDLLRNNEKYNVLSKYGVEGKHYTLNTEGKISYPGPSFQGGIWGVSNDKFIKTPAVTMPNYADLINDEKKRYKANPLVDFVLNTKDISDVAANIANLYTQYGTPLFMGFVDDVDKAVETYKQKLKEAGVEKYVDATKAQMDEYLKNHK; the protein is encoded by the coding sequence ATGAGAAGAAAGATATCCAAAGCTGTTCAAGGTTTAGCCGTTTCACTTCTTATGGTGTCGCTTATTACGGGATGTACAAAAACGGACAATAAAGGAGTGGAGAGCACATCAAGTAATAAGGCAAGCGCCACGCCAGCTCCTGCTGCTGGGAAGCCAGATACTTCAAAGGCGGTTAATCTGACGATGTATCTGACAAACCCTAAATCAGATGATATTCAGATATTGGAAGATGAGCTGAATAAGATGCTGAAGCAGGACATTAATACGACTGTAAAAATTTCTCTACTGACAACCGATGCTTACAAACTGATGTTAACCTCCGGTGAAGATTTTGATTTAGCGTACTCCGCCAGTTGGTTGAATTATGCGGATAATGCCAGAAAAGGAGCGTTTAAAGAAATAACATCTGAAATGTTGAAAACATATGCACCAATGACTGCCAATGAAGAAAAGGCGAAATTAAGCTCTGGTTACGTAGATGGGAAAATGTTCGGATTGCCAGCACCTATAACCAATTACTATTACAACTTATTGCTTGTCAGAGGCGACTTAATGAAAAAGTACAATGTTCCTGACATCAAGTCGTTGGATGACTTAGGCGTATTCCTGGATGCTGTGAAGAAAAATGAGCCTAACATCATCCCTTTCAATTTGGGCAAAAATGATAGCTGGATGCTTCCGGCCGTCTTTTATGGAAGTAATGATATCACGGCGCCAGGGGCAGCAAATTCAACAAGTCCGATTCAGATTAGAAAGACAGACAGCTCTCTTAAACTCAATTATGCTCTTGACATGCCTGAAGTTGTTCAATTCCTTAAAACAATGAAAGATTGGAAAGAAAAAGGCTTCTGGGCAAAAAACACATTGGCAAATCCTGTTAGCATAGGTGATTCATTTAAGAATGGAAAGAGTGCTGTTTCATTCGCGGGCACTGTTGATGGTGCGAATGCAAACTATTTTGACTTTGCAAAAGAACATCCAGATTGGGATGTAAGAGTATTTCCGGCCTTCTTCAAGGGGAGTGTAGATGCGTATTCCTATTCTAATAACTCTATGGTGATCGGGGCCAAATCCAAGAATGCTGAAAGAGCCCTTATGGTTCTAGATTTATTAAGAAATAATGAAAAGTACAATGTGCTGAGTAAGTATGGTGTTGAAGGCAAGCACTATACGCTTAATACTGAAGGTAAAATAAGCTATCCTGGCCCAAGCTTCCAAGGTGGAATATGGGGCGTATCCAACGATAAATTTATCAAAACCCCTGCAGTTACGATGCCGAACTATGCAGATTTGATTAACGATGAGAAGAAGCGGTATAAAGCGAATCCACTCGTAGATTTTGTACTTAATACCAAAGATATCAGCGACGTTGCAGCCAATATAGCGAACCTTTACACCCAATATGGTACACCGCTCTTTATGGGGTTTGTGGATGACGTAGACAAAGCAGTTGAGACGTATAAACAAAAGCTGAAAGAAGCCGGCGTGGAGAAATATGTGGATGCCACTAAAGCGCAGATGGATGAATATTTGAAGAATCATAAATAG
- the hepB gene encoding heparin/heparin-sulfate lyase HepB → MSKMVKWLLIFILAAGIVPIMAVPSAEASVPVTVSNPGFENGLTGWQQLWPENPAMIATSPVHSGVNSLVLNDTKIDGYYGVNSLPIPAVEGESYKVTVSAYYETNAYGVLVLAFDNKSGQTIKDTRVSVSGGPGKWSEMTVSLQAPANTASVRVRLISGLTQTGKVYFDDVKVEKLPVLTGKVTEIGLGTSLPWVNLNLYDVSDTAFTHLIASAVSAKDGSYTLSNMAPGSYVLRAVRNGFVAQTFSVLVVDGSSTPLNIQMVPDPAFPPRPVSGTVTELVYGQPLQGAKISLFKETDHEATMELTASVTTNANGSYSFPAVAPADRYFVKVEKSGYVTTREPVYVYDGPVLDADVQVPIEPPIYTAATIPKPIVGHPRLFVQSGDIPGIRAKQSMPFFQPLFANLQNLRDTQGYTSRSNLTSTANQMQTFTFPSIEEARYVRLVSRGSTGSNALAIREIEVFKNGSGGGRVEVPVQGATSSAKCSNSSEFAADKAIDKDVNTLYCNFDLMGTFTLDMGSNTFIQSLDIIFNYDTSRVYLFDILVSKDNTNWKLVDLGMGGGALPPAPAGQSNIIASLLSQVNANAFAYMLDREHNLAQGQKAVNMAMNIVDTAQYVPRDYNNNTGQLLEMVALVYDWCYPLLTNEQKIHFKDAILRFAADLEMHYYDSGTKVFDFALGTGHGGEDQLFRHLLSAAIAVYDEYPNIYNRVVPEFLNKAVPVRDYFYASDSHHQGGSYGATRYSTELWATAIFTKMGLPSPFSIKQSKVIYKQIYARRPDGQMLRDGDEFNSVYTPLNTVWHYQPLAMLAAALFNDPYIKNEFMETYTPNEMPIYEILLLDGNTASQAKPPNDLPLTHYFNDPEASMIARSGWDDVSTTTHQSSSVVAEMKIGNRRFGNHEHMDFGSFQIYYKGGLAIDSGIYSGMTNGVASSYFGPHDQYYNKRTIAHNSMLVYDPNERPTGNDGGQRWLDTGPTRSGNDAQTLQDVFGSNYKFGEVQGHAFGPDPITPDYSYIKGDLSSAYTAKMEQYQRSMMFLNLKDSTNPAAMIVFDRVVSSDPNFKKYWLLHSMEEPIIDEATKTSTIRRTDKGDSGKLVNQTLLPQASNAVIQKVGGPGHEFDVFGTNYPITPTNPNNTEEPGAWRIQLSPGTAEKEDLFLNVLQVMDGDKQPLPIQKLDAPELVGVQLADKAVLFSKSGKRQSGTVTFAVYSGSNESQFIVTDLEPGFWRIEHDGVAQFGTVTKEGNVLSFNGPAGTTYTLTSVPNITAPADAILSADITVPTNTDVRVTINYPTDAVVKEYKVGASGTWTTYTAPVVVAGNNTVYARGKNAVGNVSQVTNYVVSNIDRTIPTATVAYSPVSDQSVVATIVPSKPVTITNNGGLSSYTFYLDGSYTFEFVDAAGNQGTATATVNDLGLKSRAKPGTPVLSNDNGYDTGLQDGNYQVTMNMWNGANGRIYKLYENDIVIDTKILTDNSPSAQSAVTSITYKQNGTYRYYATLTNAFGTTTSSTHLVTVTNAAPEKAVLSGDNWDGDGNYNVSMNMWWGTNGTSYHLYENGVLIDTQVLENRTPTAQTALTSLANKAKGTYEYRAELINYAGATTTEKMTITVTK, encoded by the coding sequence ATGTCCAAAATGGTAAAGTGGTTGCTCATTTTCATTCTTGCAGCCGGTATAGTTCCAATAATGGCTGTTCCGTCTGCCGAAGCTTCGGTTCCAGTGACTGTTAGTAATCCTGGTTTTGAAAATGGTCTCACAGGTTGGCAGCAACTTTGGCCCGAAAATCCGGCAATGATCGCTACATCCCCGGTCCATTCAGGCGTCAACAGCCTCGTTCTGAACGATACAAAAATCGATGGGTATTATGGAGTCAACTCGTTACCCATCCCGGCGGTAGAAGGCGAATCGTATAAAGTCACCGTTAGTGCGTATTACGAGACCAATGCATATGGTGTTCTCGTGCTTGCTTTTGACAATAAATCAGGCCAGACGATTAAGGATACCAGGGTATCGGTTTCCGGAGGGCCAGGCAAATGGAGCGAGATGACAGTTTCACTGCAGGCTCCCGCAAATACGGCTTCCGTCAGGGTGCGACTAATCAGCGGTTTAACACAGACGGGAAAAGTATATTTTGACGACGTGAAAGTAGAGAAATTGCCAGTTTTGACAGGCAAGGTTACCGAGATAGGCTTAGGAACTTCCTTACCTTGGGTAAATTTGAACCTGTATGATGTATCGGATACAGCTTTTACCCATCTTATCGCAAGTGCTGTAAGCGCCAAGGACGGCTCGTACACGTTGTCCAACATGGCGCCAGGCTCGTACGTCCTTCGAGCCGTACGAAACGGATTCGTCGCACAAACGTTCTCTGTCCTTGTCGTTGATGGATCCAGTACACCCCTCAATATTCAAATGGTGCCGGATCCTGCTTTCCCGCCACGTCCCGTTTCTGGAACGGTAACGGAGCTTGTATACGGGCAACCTCTCCAAGGTGCGAAGATCAGCTTATTTAAGGAAACTGATCATGAAGCGACCATGGAGTTGACGGCCAGTGTGACGACTAACGCGAATGGGAGCTATTCGTTCCCGGCTGTCGCGCCAGCCGATCGTTATTTTGTCAAAGTAGAAAAGTCTGGTTACGTAACGACACGGGAGCCGGTGTATGTCTACGACGGTCCAGTCTTAGATGCCGATGTACAGGTTCCAATCGAGCCCCCTATTTATACGGCTGCAACCATACCCAAGCCCATTGTCGGTCACCCTAGACTATTCGTCCAAAGTGGGGATATTCCAGGGATACGGGCCAAGCAATCGATGCCGTTCTTCCAGCCTCTTTTTGCAAATTTACAAAATCTGCGAGACACGCAGGGCTACACATCGCGAAGCAATCTGACTTCAACAGCAAATCAAATGCAAACGTTTACATTCCCTTCGATAGAGGAAGCTCGCTATGTACGTCTTGTTAGTCGTGGAAGTACAGGATCAAATGCGCTAGCGATCAGAGAAATCGAAGTCTTCAAGAATGGCTCAGGAGGAGGACGGGTAGAGGTACCTGTACAAGGCGCGACTAGCAGTGCCAAATGCTCGAACTCAAGTGAATTTGCTGCAGACAAGGCGATCGATAAGGATGTGAATACCTTATACTGCAACTTTGACCTTATGGGAACCTTTACCCTGGATATGGGCTCTAATACATTCATTCAATCACTTGATATCATCTTTAATTATGACACCAGCCGCGTCTATCTGTTCGACATTTTGGTATCCAAGGACAACACGAATTGGAAACTTGTCGATCTTGGTATGGGCGGGGGCGCATTGCCGCCAGCTCCTGCTGGCCAAAGCAATATCATAGCTAGTTTGCTTTCGCAGGTGAATGCCAATGCCTTTGCCTATATGCTCGACAGGGAGCACAATCTTGCACAAGGCCAGAAAGCCGTGAATATGGCTATGAATATTGTGGATACCGCGCAATATGTACCAAGGGATTACAATAATAATACCGGTCAGCTCTTGGAAATGGTTGCACTTGTATACGACTGGTGTTATCCATTGCTCACGAATGAGCAAAAGATACATTTTAAGGATGCCATCCTGCGCTTCGCAGCGGATCTGGAGATGCATTATTACGATTCTGGCACTAAAGTTTTTGATTTTGCTCTGGGTACGGGGCATGGTGGCGAAGACCAGTTGTTCCGCCATTTGCTCAGCGCAGCTATCGCCGTTTATGATGAATACCCGAATATTTATAATCGGGTAGTTCCCGAGTTTCTTAACAAAGCTGTACCGGTACGTGATTATTTCTACGCCTCTGATTCCCATCATCAGGGTGGTTCTTACGGAGCTACCCGCTACAGCACAGAATTGTGGGCAACGGCGATTTTCACCAAAATGGGACTACCCAGCCCCTTTTCCATCAAGCAGAGTAAGGTCATTTACAAACAAATCTATGCACGCAGACCGGATGGACAGATGCTGCGGGATGGTGACGAATTTAATTCCGTATACACCCCGCTGAACACGGTATGGCACTACCAACCACTCGCGATGCTTGCTGCTGCTCTTTTTAATGATCCCTATATCAAGAACGAATTTATGGAAACGTATACGCCGAATGAGATGCCGATCTACGAAATTCTGTTACTGGACGGGAACACGGCTTCGCAGGCCAAACCGCCAAACGATCTTCCACTAACACATTACTTTAACGATCCGGAAGCGTCGATGATTGCAAGATCAGGCTGGGACGATGTATCCACGACCACACACCAATCATCCAGCGTTGTCGCCGAGATGAAGATCGGCAACCGTCGCTTCGGCAATCATGAGCATATGGATTTCGGCAGCTTCCAGATTTATTATAAGGGAGGTCTTGCGATCGATTCAGGTATCTACTCTGGTATGACAAACGGAGTAGCCAGTAGTTATTTTGGCCCGCACGATCAATATTACAACAAGCGCACAATCGCTCATAATTCGATGCTAGTGTACGACCCGAACGAACGCCCAACCGGCAACGACGGCGGACAGCGGTGGCTCGATACAGGCCCGACTCGCAGCGGCAACGATGCACAGACGCTTCAGGATGTGTTCGGCAGCAACTACAAGTTTGGGGAAGTGCAGGGACATGCGTTCGGACCCGATCCCATTACACCAGATTACAGCTACATTAAGGGCGATCTATCGTCTGCATACACCGCCAAGATGGAACAGTACCAACGTTCTATGATGTTCCTGAATCTGAAGGATTCGACAAATCCAGCGGCAATGATCGTCTTTGACCGGGTTGTCTCTTCTGATCCGAATTTCAAGAAGTACTGGCTGCTGCACAGCATGGAGGAGCCTATTATAGATGAAGCTACGAAAACGTCGACGATCCGGCGAACAGATAAGGGTGACAGCGGCAAGCTTGTCAATCAAACGCTGCTTCCCCAAGCATCCAATGCCGTTATCCAAAAAGTCGGCGGTCCTGGGCACGAATTCGATGTATTCGGAACCAACTATCCGATAACGCCTACAAATCCGAATAATACCGAAGAACCAGGCGCATGGCGTATTCAGCTTTCGCCGGGAACAGCGGAGAAGGAGGACTTGTTCCTGAATGTGCTGCAAGTCATGGATGGTGACAAACAGCCGTTGCCTATACAGAAGCTGGATGCCCCGGAACTTGTCGGCGTGCAGCTAGCCGATAAAGCAGTCCTTTTCAGCAAGTCGGGCAAGAGACAGTCAGGAACAGTAACTTTTGCCGTCTATAGCGGTTCCAATGAATCGCAATTCATCGTAACGGATCTAGAGCCGGGCTTTTGGAGAATCGAGCATGACGGCGTAGCTCAATTTGGTACAGTCACGAAGGAAGGCAATGTGCTCAGCTTCAACGGTCCTGCGGGAACGACTTACACGTTGACCTCCGTACCGAACATCACAGCACCAGCAGATGCGATCCTTTCCGCAGACATCACCGTGCCGACGAACACCGATGTCAGGGTAACGATTAACTACCCAACTGACGCAGTGGTGAAAGAATACAAAGTGGGCGCTAGCGGCACGTGGACAACATACACAGCACCTGTCGTTGTTGCCGGCAATAACACGGTGTATGCAAGAGGAAAGAATGCTGTTGGCAATGTGTCCCAAGTAACCAACTATGTGGTGAGCAACATCGATAGAACAATACCAACTGCAACAGTGGCCTATAGTCCAGTAAGCGACCAAAGTGTGGTTGCCACAATTGTACCGAGCAAACCGGTTACAATTACAAATAATGGGGGACTGAGCAGCTACACATTTTACCTTGATGGCAGCTATACCTTCGAATTTGTTGATGCAGCAGGAAATCAAGGGACGGCTACAGCAACGGTGAATGATCTTGGTTTGAAGAGCAGAGCCAAACCGGGTACACCAGTCCTCTCTAATGACAATGGGTACGACACAGGACTTCAGGATGGTAACTATCAGGTGACAATGAATATGTGGAACGGCGCAAACGGTAGAATCTATAAGCTTTATGAGAATGACATCGTAATCGATACGAAAATTCTTACCGACAATTCACCATCAGCTCAATCCGCCGTAACATCCATTACCTACAAGCAAAATGGGACTTATCGTTACTATGCAACGCTTACCAATGCATTTGGCACAACAACGAGCAGTACGCATTTGGTAACGGTAACGAACGCAGCGCCAGAAAAAGCGGTGCTTTCGGGCGATAATTGGGATGGGGATGGCAATTACAATGTCAGCATGAATATGTGGTGGGGAACCAACGGCACTTCCTATCATTTATACGAGAACGGCGTTCTCATCGATACACAGGTTTTGGAGAATCGTACACCGACTGCCCAAACCGCCCTAACGTCCTTAGCCAATAAAGCTAAAGGTACCTATGAATATCGAGCTGAACTCATTAACTATGCTGGAGCAACAACAACCGAAAAGATGACTATCACCGTAACGAAGTAG
- a CDS encoding response regulator: MIKLVIVDDEKITREGLLQYIPWHDLGVDVVEIAGDGFEALEIAERLQPDIILSDIRMPDMDGIELASKLRDILPQCTILFLSAYADKEYLKSAIHLKALHYLEKPVNREEVKSAIKDAVQAIVVEERKRAADVDMRVRFERSSSVFKEKLVLEMTNGQVLPDEIKMYFATLQLDMPLTGDFVTALIKLDIESDSQIEIQQKHKDQIINSVETIFKDLQIKHLAGFKHTNHILVHFYGQSIRNLFFSASLLDELKMSIEHIVGLKTNLFIALGKKVHTISDVQESYFTAAIALQKQFFIGHNRIVLYEEECESVYVLDESLSNRFLAFIKEHEQEKAKDYIRSLNDDFRRNTNLLVNSIKNVYFNMLVGLNKFAEEFNITIIEDEHKKDFLWEMITKIPTLTEIEVYLLERIDFVFDKMKTMDNIGENIYQIMQYISENFAEESLTIAAIANNMYLTPTYICKIFKNKTGKTINQYITEVRIEKAKGLLKEEKIKLLEISHRVGYLSPNHFAKTFKKLTGMNPSEFRERHFL; the protein is encoded by the coding sequence GTGATAAAACTTGTTATTGTTGATGATGAGAAGATAACAAGGGAAGGTTTGCTCCAGTATATCCCTTGGCATGATCTTGGCGTTGATGTCGTTGAAATCGCTGGGGATGGGTTTGAAGCGTTGGAAATCGCTGAGCGTTTGCAGCCCGACATCATCTTAAGTGATATAAGGATGCCTGATATGGATGGGATTGAACTTGCAAGCAAACTTAGGGATATTTTACCGCAATGTACAATCCTGTTTTTGAGTGCATATGCAGATAAGGAGTACTTGAAATCGGCTATTCATCTAAAAGCACTCCATTATCTTGAAAAGCCGGTTAACCGGGAAGAAGTGAAAAGTGCAATTAAGGATGCCGTCCAAGCTATTGTTGTAGAAGAGCGAAAAAGAGCAGCAGACGTGGACATGAGGGTAAGATTTGAAAGAAGCAGCAGCGTGTTTAAGGAGAAGCTCGTTCTGGAAATGACGAACGGGCAGGTGCTGCCAGATGAAATTAAGATGTACTTTGCTACTTTACAGCTGGATATGCCGTTAACCGGGGATTTTGTGACCGCCTTAATTAAGCTGGATATCGAATCGGATAGTCAGATAGAGATACAGCAGAAGCATAAGGATCAAATAATAAACTCAGTTGAAACCATCTTTAAAGACCTGCAGATCAAGCATTTAGCGGGTTTTAAGCATACAAACCATATTTTAGTCCATTTTTATGGGCAAAGTATCCGCAATCTATTTTTTTCAGCGAGTTTATTAGATGAGCTTAAGATGAGTATTGAACATATTGTCGGTTTGAAAACCAATTTATTTATCGCTTTGGGAAAGAAAGTACATACGATTTCGGATGTTCAAGAATCCTATTTCACTGCAGCTATCGCTCTCCAAAAGCAGTTTTTTATCGGCCATAACCGGATTGTCCTGTATGAGGAAGAATGTGAAAGTGTGTATGTATTAGATGAATCTTTGAGCAACAGGTTTCTGGCCTTTATCAAAGAACATGAGCAGGAAAAAGCCAAGGATTACATAAGAAGTTTAAATGATGATTTCAGAAGAAATACAAATCTGCTCGTGAATTCAATTAAAAATGTATATTTCAATATGCTTGTGGGATTAAATAAATTTGCTGAAGAGTTCAATATTACGATTATTGAGGATGAACATAAGAAAGATTTCTTATGGGAAATGATTACGAAAATCCCGACCTTAACGGAAATTGAAGTGTATTTGTTGGAGCGGATTGATTTTGTATTCGACAAAATGAAAACGATGGATAATATCGGAGAGAATATTTATCAAATCATGCAGTATATCAGTGAAAACTTTGCAGAAGAAAGCTTAACGATTGCTGCTATAGCGAACAATATGTATTTGACGCCGACTTATATATGCAAGATCTTTAAAAACAAAACGGGGAAAACAATCAACCAATACATTACCGAAGTGAGAATTGAAAAAGCCAAGGGGCTTTTGAAGGAAGAAAAAATAAAGCTATTGGAAATATCACATCGGGTAGGCTATCTTAGTCCCAATCATTTTGCTAAAACCTTCAAAAAATTGACGGGAATGAATCCTTCGGAATTCAGAGAAAGGCATTTCTTATGA